Proteins from one Roseovarius nanhaiticus genomic window:
- a CDS encoding CsgG/HfaB family protein → MQSIGTRFDPDSVPPLSTPATHTGLALRQLPPAKKTIDVAIYKYDDKTGQNEESDNFTRFSRAVSQGMSDVLIDVLTEVGDGQWFNVIERANIQDLLTERQLIDQTNQNYRGLQTSALQPLRFAGIIISGGVIDYDTNVITGGIGARLLGIGNNYEYRRDRISVVLRAVSVQTGEVLTSVQTEKTIYSLADQVSIFRFVAVDRLLELDAGFSVNEPTGIAVRQAVELAVYDLILEGAEENIWQFQDPAVQQALIARQQRRLDLISASAQRPQPEVTRAAMALDEGPVATPLRILADADR, encoded by the coding sequence ATGCAGTCCATCGGAACGCGTTTCGATCCCGATTCGGTCCCCCCGCTCTCGACCCCTGCGACCCATACTGGCTTGGCGCTGCGGCAATTGCCGCCGGCGAAAAAGACGATCGATGTCGCGATCTACAAATACGACGACAAGACCGGACAAAACGAAGAATCGGACAACTTCACCCGCTTCTCGCGCGCAGTGTCGCAGGGCATGTCGGATGTGTTGATCGACGTGCTGACCGAGGTCGGCGACGGCCAGTGGTTCAACGTGATCGAACGAGCGAACATCCAGGACCTCCTGACCGAACGCCAGTTGATCGACCAGACCAACCAGAATTACCGTGGCTTGCAGACGTCGGCGCTGCAACCGCTACGTTTCGCCGGGATCATCATTTCGGGTGGCGTGATCGACTACGACACCAACGTGATCACCGGCGGGATTGGCGCCCGGCTTCTGGGCATTGGTAACAACTACGAGTATCGCCGCGACCGTATTTCGGTCGTTCTGCGGGCGGTCAGCGTTCAAACCGGCGAAGTTCTGACATCGGTGCAAACCGAGAAGACGATCTATTCGCTGGCCGATCAGGTCTCGATCTTCCGGTTTGTGGCGGTCGACCGCCTGCTGGAGCTTGACGCAGGCTTCTCGGTGAATGAGCCCACGGGTATTGCGGTCCGTCAGGCCGTCGAGTTGGCCGTTTACGACCTGATCCTTGAAGGCGCCGAGGAAAATATCTGGCAGTTCCAGGATCCTGCGGTGCAGCAGGCGCTGATCGCGCGTCAGCAGAGACGTCTCGACCTCATCAGCGCGTCCGCGCAGAGACCTCAACCAGAGGTGACCCGGGCCGCTATGGCGCTTGACGAAGGCCCTGTTGCGACGCCGCTACGGATCCTGGCCGATGCTGATCGCTGA
- a CDS encoding helix-turn-helix domain-containing protein — protein sequence MSNFDKKTVGILGGCFLVRSALELILAELKLDYVAADDPGNVPPDVGVVLLSYTTNEALTECIAACMDRAEPPRIVLFPQDASLLESVRGLPADVAAVVPPTLAAPEIRSVISLVVEGHRILPFALSDGHRVSGAGRPDRIRPGLLTERQLEILREVAKGQSNKAIARSLSISINTVEAHVSRIIRKLQVDNRTQAALALREGVPSSKPSVSAHGVAAAQA from the coding sequence ATGAGTAATTTTGACAAGAAGACAGTCGGCATTCTGGGGGGATGCTTTTTGGTGAGATCCGCTTTGGAGCTCATTCTGGCGGAGCTGAAGCTAGACTACGTCGCTGCCGACGATCCCGGAAATGTCCCGCCTGATGTTGGCGTTGTTCTGTTGTCCTACACGACAAACGAGGCCCTTACCGAGTGCATCGCGGCCTGCATGGACAGAGCCGAGCCGCCGCGTATCGTTCTGTTTCCTCAGGACGCGTCTCTGCTGGAGAGCGTTCGCGGCCTTCCGGCCGATGTCGCAGCGGTTGTACCGCCCACCCTGGCAGCGCCCGAGATCCGATCGGTGATATCGCTGGTGGTCGAGGGACACCGCATTCTGCCCTTCGCGTTGTCCGACGGTCACCGCGTGTCTGGCGCCGGAAGACCGGATCGCATCCGGCCCGGCCTTTTGACCGAGCGGCAGCTGGAGATCCTTCGCGAAGTTGCCAAGGGACAATCGAACAAGGCGATCGCACGGTCGCTTTCCATCTCGATCAACACTGTCGAGGCGCATGTTTCCAGGATCATTCGGAAGCTTCAGGTGGATAACCGGACGCAAGCCGCGCTCGCGCTGCGCGAGGGGGTTCCGTCATCCAAGCCTTCGGTCAGTGCGCACGGTGTCGCGGCCGCGCAAGCTTGA
- a CDS encoding curli assembly protein CsgF — MFTARKLTGLIAAALMTAAGAATAGDLLYRPLIPAFGGNPDNFGYLLNTAQIQNTHLPPSNGGGGGGAPDINFPPIVIDLGGIGGGVTPPVTPAAPAAASATPLPGTTISN, encoded by the coding sequence ATGTTCACGGCAAGGAAGTTGACTGGACTAATTGCGGCGGCGCTGATGACCGCTGCCGGGGCCGCAACGGCGGGAGATCTGCTGTACAGACCCCTGATCCCGGCCTTCGGTGGGAACCCCGATAATTTCGGGTATTTGCTCAACACAGCTCAAATTCAAAATACGCATCTACCGCCCAGCAATGGTGGCGGCGGAGGCGGTGCGCCTGACATCAACTTTCCGCCCATCGTAATTGATCTTGGCGGCATTGGCGGCGGCGTGACGCCTCCTGTGACACCAGCAGCACCCGCAGCCGCGTCGGCCACGCCTCTTCCTGGCACAACGATCTCCAATTGA
- a CDS encoding ABC transporter substrate-binding protein: MKTLTKTLGLAGAALMGAGAAQAADDVTLQLKWVTQAQFAGYYVAQDQGFYDEVDLDVTIKPGGPDIAPAQVIAGGGADVVVDWMPSAMASREKGLDLVNIAQPFKSSGMMLTCRKDSGVETPEDFPGKTLGVWFSGNEYPFLSWMSQLGIPTDGSDGGVTVLKQGFNVDPLLQGQAACISTMTYNEYGQVLDAGLTPEELVVFKYEDQGVSTLEDGLYVLGENLEDPAFVDKMARFVAASMKGWKWAEENPEEAAMIVLDNDASGAQTEDHQIRMMKEIAKLTAGSNGALDPADFQRTINSLLSGGSDPVITADPGEAAWTHTVTDKALN; this comes from the coding sequence ATGAAAACACTCACCAAGACGCTCGGACTGGCCGGCGCGGCCCTCATGGGCGCGGGCGCGGCGCAGGCGGCGGATGACGTCACACTGCAACTGAAATGGGTCACGCAAGCGCAGTTTGCGGGCTATTACGTGGCGCAGGATCAGGGCTTTTACGATGAGGTCGATCTTGACGTAACGATCAAGCCGGGCGGCCCCGATATCGCCCCCGCGCAGGTCATCGCGGGCGGCGGCGCGGATGTGGTGGTTGACTGGATGCCCTCGGCCATGGCCAGCCGCGAGAAGGGTCTTGACCTCGTCAACATCGCGCAGCCCTTCAAATCCTCGGGCATGATGCTGACCTGCCGAAAGGATAGCGGCGTTGAGACGCCGGAGGATTTTCCGGGCAAGACGTTGGGCGTTTGGTTCAGCGGCAATGAATATCCCTTCCTCAGCTGGATGAGCCAGTTGGGCATCCCCACGGATGGTTCGGACGGCGGCGTGACTGTGCTCAAGCAGGGTTTCAACGTCGATCCGCTGTTGCAGGGTCAGGCGGCCTGCATCTCGACCATGACGTATAACGAGTATGGTCAGGTCCTCGACGCGGGGCTGACCCCCGAAGAGCTGGTGGTCTTCAAATACGAGGATCAGGGCGTTTCCACCCTTGAGGACGGACTTTATGTCCTGGGCGAGAACCTCGAAGATCCGGCCTTCGTCGACAAGATGGCGCGCTTTGTGGCCGCGTCGATGAAAGGTTGGAAATGGGCCGAAGAGAACCCCGAAGAGGCCGCAATGATCGTGCTCGATAACGACGCCAGTGGCGCCCAGACCGAAGACCATCAGATCCGCATGATGAAAGAGATTGCAAAGCTGACCGCGGGCAGCAACGGCGCGCTTGATCCTGCCGATTTCCAGCGCACGATCAATTCGCTGCTCTCCGGCGGCTCGGACCCGGTCATCACCGCTGATCCCGGCGAGGCTGCTTGGACGCACACCGTGACGGACAAGGCACTGAATTAA
- the csgH gene encoding curli-like amyloid fiber formation chaperone CsgH: MKMFPTLLLFALSAAQASATPSSESCSLRMSEDGNFVTLQGVVDPQIWPRGTYDMTMEVQQGSNKSLSRQAGAFGEGSAFTDGFLVLSSTTVYVADGGRLTVTLSIEDGNRNASCSLDYER, translated from the coding sequence ATGAAGATGTTCCCAACCCTACTTCTGTTTGCGTTGAGCGCCGCACAGGCGAGCGCCACGCCGTCGTCCGAAAGCTGCAGCCTGCGCATGTCGGAGGACGGAAACTTCGTCACATTGCAGGGTGTCGTCGATCCGCAGATCTGGCCCCGTGGCACCTATGACATGACGATGGAAGTGCAGCAGGGCAGCAATAAATCCCTGTCGCGGCAGGCGGGCGCCTTCGGCGAAGGCTCTGCGTTCACGGACGGTTTTCTTGTTTTGTCGTCCACAACAGTGTATGTTGCAGATGGCGGCCGTCTGACTGTCACGCTCTCCATCGAAGACGGAAACCGCAACGCGTCCTGCTCTCTAGACTACGAGCGGTAG
- a CDS encoding helix-turn-helix domain-containing protein, which produces MLTKRAASDVNAFGAKFGRLVRSYRDDLGLSVRDLAINVWNDEGRKASISRLENGHVANPAARTVQRLAHALGIPQDEIDALREPPQSLPSQLEGLPNARRDQLEALASRFEIDNVFDKSDAELRTLLDGKASEYRIFKRRLDELDDRLTHVADIKAAAREAAAQLDLDKYEELLLQIDESYSEMTVRAKEARARNALLRGRADEAYQGFASAAETWRNIDPSRSVKGRLEYHRALFEHGLRFGGTGLERSADILRPALATQDCAAPRRARVLQNLANALANIGVRSEGTASMALMDEATQKYEEALSLVSEDEDGDVWAMVQQNLGAALSMRAKQCDDTGERRAFLGRAIEAFRAALRLRPRDSKPLEWAMTTQNVAVTLLETAHATPGKDGLMLLKRADQLLHDTLGVRSRDAAPFDWALTQENLAIVSQAMAERCAVSERADHLASAARHVAAALEVFQSEGDTYYHEKASELALEIKQSAAQAKSDDPAA; this is translated from the coding sequence ATGTTGACGAAACGCGCAGCCTCCGACGTCAACGCTTTTGGCGCCAAGTTTGGGCGGCTCGTCCGGTCCTACCGTGATGACCTTGGCCTCTCCGTGCGCGACCTTGCCATCAACGTCTGGAATGACGAAGGGCGCAAGGCCAGCATTTCGCGGCTCGAGAACGGGCATGTTGCCAACCCTGCGGCGCGCACCGTGCAGCGCCTGGCCCACGCGCTGGGCATTCCACAAGACGAGATAGACGCGCTGCGCGAACCTCCGCAAAGTCTTCCGTCGCAGCTGGAGGGCCTGCCAAACGCGCGCCGCGACCAGCTTGAGGCGCTGGCGAGCCGGTTCGAGATCGACAACGTGTTCGACAAGTCTGACGCGGAATTGCGCACGTTACTTGACGGCAAGGCATCCGAATATCGCATCTTCAAACGCCGGCTTGACGAGTTGGACGATCGCCTCACCCACGTGGCCGACATCAAGGCCGCGGCCCGCGAGGCGGCTGCGCAGCTGGACCTCGACAAGTATGAAGAGCTTTTGCTGCAGATCGACGAAAGCTATAGCGAGATGACCGTGCGCGCCAAAGAGGCGCGCGCGCGCAACGCGCTGCTGCGGGGGCGCGCCGATGAAGCCTATCAAGGCTTTGCCAGCGCTGCCGAGACATGGCGCAACATCGACCCCTCTCGATCCGTGAAAGGGCGGCTGGAATATCATCGGGCGCTCTTCGAGCACGGTTTGCGTTTTGGCGGAACGGGACTGGAACGCTCGGCTGACATTCTGCGTCCGGCGCTGGCCACTCAGGACTGTGCCGCCCCGCGCCGCGCACGCGTGTTGCAGAACTTGGCCAACGCCCTCGCCAACATAGGGGTCCGGTCCGAAGGCACCGCCAGCATGGCCTTGATGGACGAGGCGACCCAGAAGTATGAGGAGGCGCTTTCGCTTGTCTCCGAAGATGAGGACGGCGACGTATGGGCAATGGTGCAGCAGAACCTCGGGGCTGCCCTGTCGATGCGCGCGAAACAGTGCGATGACACCGGCGAGCGCCGCGCCTTTCTGGGCCGCGCAATCGAAGCCTTCCGCGCGGCGCTGCGCTTGCGTCCGCGCGACAGCAAGCCGCTTGAATGGGCAATGACAACTCAGAACGTGGCTGTCACCTTGTTGGAGACGGCGCACGCGACACCCGGGAAAGACGGGCTCATGCTGCTCAAGCGGGCGGATCAACTACTGCACGACACGCTGGGGGTTCGCAGCCGTGACGCGGCGCCGTTCGACTGGGCGTTGACACAGGAAAACCTCGCAATCGTATCTCAGGCGATGGCCGAGCGCTGTGCTGTATCCGAACGCGCGGACCACCTCGCATCGGCCGCGCGCCATGTCGCCGCCGCGCTGGAAGTATTCCAGTCCGAGGGCGACACGTACTACCATGAGAAAGCGTCCGAACTGGCCTTGGAAATTAAACAGAGCGCAGCGCAAGCGAAATCGGACGACCCGGCGGCCTGA